The following coding sequences are from one Numenius arquata chromosome 29, bNumArq3.hap1.1, whole genome shotgun sequence window:
- the NEUROD4 gene encoding neurogenic differentiation factor 4 — MTKTYAKPKEMAELVSTQTWMDETLGSKEELKEEDSRQGTFGLMSGLNEEHDSIEEEEEEEDDGEKPKRRGPKKKKMTKARLERFRARRVKANARERTRMHGLNDALDNLRRVMPCYSKTQKLSKIETLRLARNYIWALSEVLETGQTPEGKSFVEMLCKGLSQPTSNLVAGCLQLGPQTLFLEKHEEKSPVCESAISSHSFSYQSPGLPSPPYGTMETHLLHLKPPTFKSLVDASFGNHPSDCTTPPYEGPLTPPLSISGNFSLKQDGSPDLDKSYTFMAHYPSVSLAGAHGHASHFQNTVPRYEIPIDMSYESYPHHVAGPQLNTIFNE, encoded by the coding sequence ATGACCAAGACGTATGCCAAGCCCAAAGAGATGGCAGAGCTCGTGAGCACCCAAACCTGGATGGATGAAACGTTGGGCTCCAAAGAGGAGCTaaaggaggaggacagcaggCAAGGTACTTTTGGATTGATGTCTGGCTTGAATGAAGAACACGACAGCattgaggaagaagaggaggaagaggatgatgggGAAAAACCGAAGAGGAGAGgaccaaagaagaagaaaatgaccaaggcGAGGCTGGAGCGGTTCAGGGCCCGACGGGTGAAGGCCAACGCCCGGGAGCGCACGCGGATGCATGGTCTGAACGATGCTCTTGACAACCTGCGGAGGGTGATGCCCTGCTACTCCAAGACTCAGAAATTGTCCAAGATTGAGACACTGAGGCTTGCGAGGAACTACATCTGGGCTCTCTCTGAGGTGCTCGAGACGGGGCAGACTCCTGAAGGGAAGAGCTTTGTGGAGATGCTCTGCAAGGGCTTGTCCCAGCCCACCAGCAACCTGGTGGCTGGCTGTCTGCAGCTGGGACCGCAGACCCTGTTCCTGGAGAAGCATGAAGAGAAGTCCCCGGTGTGTGAATCGGCCATATCCAGCCACTCCTTCAGCTACCAGTCCCCAGGGCTCCCAAGCCCACCCTACGGGACCATGGAAACCCATCTGCTGCATTTAAAGCCTCCGACCTTCAAGAGCTTGGTGGATGCTTCTTTTGGAAACCATCCCTCTGACTGCACCACTCCCCCCTATGAGGGTCCCCTGACACCACCCCTGAGCATCAGCGGGAACTTCTCCTTGAAGCAAGATGGGTCTCCAGACCTGGATAAATCCTACACCTTCATGGCCCACTATCCCTCAGTCAGCCTGGCGGGAGCACATGGACATGCCTCCCACTTCCAAAACACGGTCCCCCGCTATGAGATCCCCATAGACATGAGCTACGAGTCCTACCCACACCACGTGGCCGGGCCCCAGCTCAACACCATCTTCAATGAGTAG